Proteins from a single region of Pseudarthrobacter sp. NIBRBAC000502772:
- a CDS encoding PadR family transcriptional regulator yields the protein MSIRHSLLALLQDQPRYGYQLRVEFENRTGSTWPLNIGQVYTTLDRLERDGLVSNDGSDGEGHVVYSITHAGKAEVRHWFAAPVERNNPPRNELAIKLALAVTLPGVDVEAIIQAQRVASIRALQDYTKARRDTAANQRAADTAWLLVLDSLIFQTEAEVRWLDLCEARMLQQAQTAGQAAPRKSSNGVTVEEAAPLIADSRR from the coding sequence ATGTCCATCCGCCACAGCCTCCTTGCCCTGCTGCAGGACCAGCCGCGTTACGGCTACCAGCTCAGGGTTGAGTTCGAGAACCGCACCGGGTCCACTTGGCCCCTGAACATCGGGCAGGTATACACCACGCTGGACAGACTGGAACGCGACGGCCTGGTCAGCAATGACGGCAGTGACGGCGAAGGCCACGTGGTCTACAGCATCACCCACGCCGGCAAGGCGGAGGTGCGGCACTGGTTTGCCGCCCCCGTGGAACGCAACAACCCGCCCCGGAACGAGCTGGCCATCAAACTGGCGCTCGCGGTCACGCTGCCGGGCGTGGATGTGGAGGCCATCATCCAGGCCCAGCGGGTGGCGTCCATCCGTGCGCTGCAGGACTACACCAAGGCCCGCCGCGACACGGCCGCCAACCAGCGGGCTGCGGATACCGCCTGGCTGCTGGTGCTGGATTCGCTGATCTTCCAGACGGAAGCGGAGGTCCGCTGGCTGGACCTTTGCGAGGCGCGGATGCTGCAGCAGGCGCAGACCGCGGGCCAGGCCGCACCACGCAAATCGTCCAACGGGGTCACTGTGGAAGAGGCTGCCCCGCTCATCGCGGATAGCCGCCGGTGA
- a CDS encoding YbdD/YjiX family protein, producing MSPGLAAVATGFWGFARYLGGVLGADAYTKYLEHHHAAGHGEPPLTEREFWRDRTDRQDSNPQGRCC from the coding sequence ATGAGCCCCGGTCTGGCCGCGGTCGCAACAGGGTTCTGGGGTTTCGCCCGGTACCTCGGCGGCGTGCTCGGTGCTGATGCGTACACCAAGTACCTGGAGCACCACCACGCGGCCGGACATGGGGAACCACCGCTGACGGAACGCGAGTTCTGGCGGGACCGGACGGACCGCCAGGACTCCAACCCGCAGGGCCGGTGCTGCTGA
- a CDS encoding bacterial proteasome activator family protein gives MSDPTDTQPDDVPVEGRTLDNGEPAMPAVPIPAGAVTGPGAARPATTGPAASSTSLGGKAKGSNLQDLVDEPAKVMRIGTMIRQLLAEVKSAPLDDAARERLAEIHERSIKELEDGLAPELVEELERISLPFPENTTPSDAELRIAQAQLVGWLEGLFHGIQTAIAAQHAVREQAAAQLHLKQLPPGTMIAPGVVIGENGEPQRAAAGQHSGSVPSGRPEDPDHGPGQYL, from the coding sequence ATGAGCGATCCGACAGACACTCAGCCTGATGATGTCCCCGTTGAGGGCAGGACCCTCGACAACGGCGAACCGGCCATGCCGGCTGTGCCCATCCCGGCTGGAGCCGTCACCGGCCCCGGCGCTGCACGTCCGGCCACTACCGGCCCGGCGGCGTCGAGCACGTCACTCGGGGGCAAGGCCAAGGGCAGCAACCTGCAGGACCTTGTGGACGAGCCCGCGAAAGTCATGCGGATCGGCACCATGATCCGGCAGCTCCTGGCAGAGGTTAAGTCGGCCCCGCTGGACGACGCCGCGCGCGAACGCCTTGCCGAGATCCACGAACGTTCCATCAAGGAGCTGGAGGACGGGCTGGCACCGGAGCTCGTTGAAGAACTGGAACGGATCAGCCTGCCCTTCCCGGAGAACACCACACCGTCCGACGCCGAGCTTCGGATCGCCCAGGCGCAGCTGGTGGGGTGGCTGGAAGGCCTCTTCCACGGTATCCAGACGGCCATCGCCGCACAGCACGCTGTACGGGAGCAGGCCGCCGCGCAGCTGCACCTGAAGCAGCTTCCGCCGGGCACCATGATCGCCCCTGGCGTGGTTATCGGGGAGAACGGCGAGCCGCAGCGGGCCGCCGCCGGCCAGCATTCCGGTTCGGTGCCGTCAGGCCGGCCGGAGGACCCGGACCACGGTCCCGGCCAGTACCTCTAG
- a CDS encoding ABC transporter ATP-binding protein, which translates to MSVQRPQQVLELAKVSRTFGEGATAVAALREVDLSIRAGEFVAVMGPSGSGKSSLLALAGGLDRPTSGGVFVESTPLGGLGLNELARLRRRAVGYVFQDFNLVPTLTAAENVALPLELDGTATRKAQRQALDALRQVGIPELADRFMDQMSGGQQQRVAIARAIVGDRRLILADEPTGALDSTTGHGVMEVLRGRADAGAAVMLVTHEARHAAWADRVVFLRDGRIVDQAAAMHDPAMLLTQAGH; encoded by the coding sequence GTGAGCGTCCAGAGGCCGCAGCAGGTCCTGGAGCTCGCCAAGGTCAGCAGGACGTTCGGTGAAGGCGCGACGGCGGTCGCCGCGCTGCGCGAGGTAGACCTCAGTATCAGGGCCGGAGAGTTCGTCGCAGTGATGGGCCCGTCAGGTTCCGGGAAATCCTCCCTCCTGGCGCTGGCCGGGGGACTTGACCGGCCGACGTCGGGCGGTGTCTTTGTGGAATCGACCCCACTGGGCGGGCTAGGACTGAACGAACTCGCCCGGTTGCGCCGCCGCGCCGTCGGCTACGTCTTCCAGGACTTCAACCTTGTCCCCACCCTGACGGCTGCCGAGAACGTGGCGCTGCCGCTGGAGCTGGACGGGACGGCCACCAGGAAGGCGCAACGCCAGGCCCTCGATGCGCTGCGGCAGGTGGGCATCCCGGAACTCGCGGACCGCTTTATGGACCAGATGTCCGGGGGACAGCAGCAGCGCGTGGCCATCGCACGGGCCATCGTGGGCGACCGCCGGCTGATCCTGGCAGACGAACCCACGGGAGCCCTGGATTCCACCACCGGCCACGGCGTGATGGAGGTGCTCCGCGGACGTGCCGATGCCGGTGCGGCCGTGATGCTGGTGACCCATGAGGCTCGGCATGCCGCGTGGGCTGACCGCGTGGTGTTCCTCCGGGACGGCCGGATCGTGGACCAGGCGGCTGCCATGCATGATCCCGCCATGCTCCTCACGCAGGCCGGCCACTGA
- a CDS encoding carbon starvation CstA family protein → MASRPDEPVRAAKGSGPLTADPKLPPTAVDEAVREAEDKKWTPAKIALWAAIALLGGVAWFMLAIVRGETVNAIWFVFASVCTYLIGYRFYSKVIERLITKPDDRRATPAEYKADGKDYVRTDRNVLFGHHFAAIAGAGPLVGPIIAAQMGYLPGTIWIIIGVVLAGAVQDYLVMFFSMRRGGRSLGQMAREELGVIGGTAALIATLLIMVIIVAILALVVVNALGESPWGVFSVGMTIPIALFMGVYLRYIRPGKIMEVSLIGFVLLMAAIIGGGLVAETEWGSAFFTLDKVTIAWGLIVYGFIAAILPVWLLLAPRDYLSTFMKIGVIVMLALAIIVVRPEITVPAFSEFASRDNGPVFPGALFPFLFVTIACGALSGFHALISSGTTPKLIEKERQTRFIGYGGMLMESFVAIMALVAAISIDRGLYFAMNAPAALTGGTVETAAAWVNGLGLSGVNISPAMLAETAANVGEHSIVSRTGGAPTLAVGLAHIMQQFIGGTALMAFWYHFAIMFEALFILTAVDAGTRVARFMLQDSIGNFIPKFKEHSWRPGAWLCTAVMVAAWGAVLLMGVTDPLGGINTLFPLFGIANQLLAAIALSVCLAIVAKRGSFKYLWIVAVPLAFAAVVTITASYQKIFSSTPAVGYFANNAAFSKALADGKTEFGSAKSVVAMEAVVRNTAIQGWLSVIFVVLSIIVIAMALVATIKAFRNHSAGLPNVDNEDEARPSKVFAPAGLIPTPAERELQAEWNKLPAELRFERAGHHK, encoded by the coding sequence ATGGCCAGCAGGCCTGACGAACCGGTACGTGCAGCGAAAGGAAGCGGCCCACTGACCGCCGATCCGAAGCTTCCGCCAACGGCAGTGGATGAGGCCGTCCGCGAAGCTGAAGACAAGAAATGGACCCCGGCCAAGATCGCCCTGTGGGCAGCCATCGCACTGCTCGGCGGCGTCGCCTGGTTCATGCTGGCCATCGTCCGGGGCGAAACCGTCAATGCGATCTGGTTCGTTTTTGCCTCGGTCTGTACCTACCTGATCGGTTACCGCTTCTACTCCAAGGTGATCGAACGCCTCATCACCAAGCCGGATGACCGCCGCGCCACGCCGGCGGAATACAAGGCTGACGGCAAGGACTATGTCCGCACGGACCGCAACGTGCTGTTCGGCCACCATTTTGCGGCCATCGCCGGCGCCGGCCCGCTGGTCGGACCCATCATCGCGGCCCAGATGGGCTACCTTCCCGGCACCATCTGGATCATCATCGGCGTTGTGCTCGCAGGTGCCGTCCAGGACTACCTGGTGATGTTCTTCTCCATGCGCCGCGGCGGCCGTTCCCTCGGCCAGATGGCCCGCGAAGAACTGGGCGTCATCGGCGGCACGGCAGCACTGATCGCCACGCTGCTCATCATGGTGATCATTGTGGCGATCCTCGCGCTCGTCGTCGTCAACGCCCTGGGCGAAAGCCCGTGGGGCGTGTTCTCGGTGGGCATGACCATCCCGATTGCGCTGTTTATGGGCGTCTACCTGCGCTACATCCGGCCGGGCAAGATCATGGAAGTCTCCCTGATCGGCTTTGTGCTCCTGATGGCCGCGATCATCGGTGGCGGCCTGGTGGCGGAAACCGAATGGGGCTCCGCGTTCTTCACCCTGGACAAGGTGACCATTGCCTGGGGCCTCATTGTCTATGGCTTCATTGCCGCCATCCTTCCGGTCTGGCTGCTCCTGGCCCCCCGCGATTACCTCTCCACGTTTATGAAGATCGGCGTGATCGTGATGCTGGCACTGGCCATCATCGTGGTCCGCCCGGAGATCACTGTCCCGGCCTTCAGCGAGTTCGCCAGCCGGGACAACGGGCCGGTCTTCCCCGGTGCCCTGTTCCCGTTCCTGTTTGTCACCATTGCCTGCGGGGCGCTATCCGGCTTCCACGCCCTGATCTCCTCGGGCACTACCCCGAAGCTGATCGAGAAGGAACGCCAGACGCGCTTCATCGGCTACGGCGGCATGCTGATGGAGTCATTTGTGGCCATCATGGCGCTGGTCGCGGCCATCTCCATTGACCGGGGCCTCTACTTCGCCATGAACGCCCCCGCGGCCCTGACCGGCGGCACGGTGGAAACCGCGGCCGCCTGGGTCAACGGCCTTGGCCTGTCCGGGGTCAACATCAGCCCGGCCATGCTCGCGGAGACGGCAGCCAACGTCGGTGAGCACAGCATTGTGTCCCGGACCGGCGGCGCGCCCACACTTGCCGTGGGACTCGCCCACATCATGCAGCAGTTCATCGGCGGCACGGCCCTGATGGCCTTCTGGTACCACTTCGCCATCATGTTCGAGGCGCTGTTTATCCTCACCGCGGTCGACGCCGGTACACGCGTTGCGCGCTTTATGCTGCAGGACTCCATCGGCAACTTCATCCCGAAGTTCAAGGAGCACTCGTGGCGGCCGGGGGCCTGGCTGTGCACCGCCGTTATGGTGGCCGCCTGGGGTGCCGTGCTGCTCATGGGCGTGACCGATCCGCTGGGTGGCATCAACACGCTGTTCCCGCTGTTCGGCATTGCCAACCAGCTGCTGGCCGCGATCGCGCTGTCCGTGTGCCTGGCCATCGTCGCCAAGCGGGGGAGCTTCAAGTACCTCTGGATCGTGGCGGTACCGCTCGCTTTCGCGGCGGTGGTGACCATCACCGCGAGTTACCAGAAGATCTTCTCGTCGACGCCCGCCGTCGGCTATTTCGCCAACAATGCCGCCTTCAGCAAGGCACTCGCGGACGGCAAGACGGAGTTCGGCTCAGCCAAGAGTGTTGTCGCCATGGAAGCAGTGGTGCGCAACACCGCGATTCAGGGCTGGCTGTCCGTCATCTTTGTGGTGTTGAGCATCATCGTCATCGCCATGGCTTTGGTGGCCACCATCAAGGCCTTCCGCAACCATTCGGCTGGGTTGCCGAACGTTGACAACGAGGACGAGGCCCGGCCGTCGAAGGTCTTTGCACCCGCCGGGCTGATCCCCACACCCGCGGAACGTGAGCTGCAGGCCGAGTGGAACAAGCTGCCGGCCGAGTTGCGGTTCGAAAGGGCAGGTCACCACAAATGA
- a CDS encoding DUF1540 domain-containing protein, which translates to MTTHVADCSVTRCSFNDHEGCTAHAITVGGSKDHASCATFIDTGTHGGLPKVLADVGACQRSECIHNDHLMCNAAEVHVGPGADNADCLTYAHA; encoded by the coding sequence ATGACAACGCATGTTGCCGATTGCAGTGTTACCCGTTGCTCGTTTAATGACCACGAAGGCTGTACGGCCCACGCCATCACGGTGGGCGGAAGCAAAGACCACGCCAGCTGCGCCACGTTCATCGACACGGGCACCCATGGCGGGCTGCCCAAGGTCCTGGCAGATGTCGGAGCATGCCAGCGCTCCGAGTGCATCCACAACGACCACCTGATGTGCAACGCCGCCGAAGTCCATGTGGGCCCCGGCGCTGACAACGCGGACTGCCTCACTTACGCACACGCGTAG